The sequence below is a genomic window from Methylotuvimicrobium sp. KM2.
GACTAGCATCGCGCCGATGCGCATCAACGGCCAAATAAACGATGCAACCCAATTCAATAATTGAGCTTCGGTAAAATTCAATCGTTTACCCAATCATTTCAGGAATATCACGAATCAATTGCTGAAAAAAATCCAAGTACATTTGCAGCATCCAGGGCCCCATCGTCATCATCACGATACCGATCGCGATGAGTTTGGGAACGAAGGTCAACGTCATTTCATTGATCTGAGTGGCGGCTTGAAACATCGCGATAATCAAACCTACTATCAATGACGGCAATAACACCGGCGCGGTTAACTTAACCGCCACCCACATCGCTTCCTGGCTTACCGTGTAAATCGTTTCCGGAGTCATCGCTCTCTCCTACTCCTTTTTGATTAAAAAACTGTCTAAGAATAAAAGGTATGGGGTGTGGCTAGCGAGGATGTCGGCAGCAGGAACTGCTGCCGTCAAGCCCTCATGGATGGGTTCACGGCGGTCCTCGATAGACACATCCCATACCTTCATAAAGTTAACTAATTTTTGAGAATAAATTGAGTAATAATCAAGCCACATAAAAACTGGCCGCGAGCATTTCCATGATCAGCGACCACCCGTCTGCCATCACGAACAGCATTATCTTAAAAGGCAGCGATATAATCATCGGCGACAGCATCATCATACCCATCGACATCAATACGCTAGCGACCACTAAATCGATCACCAGAAAAGGCAGAAAAATCAAAAAACCGATTTGGAAAGCCGTCTTCAATTCGCTGGTCACATAAGCCGGTAACAATACCGAAAACGGCACATCGTCGACCGATTCGACTTCTTCGTGACCGGAAATCCTGAGAAACATTTCAAGATCGGACTCGCGTGTCTGCCTAATCATAAATTGCCGAAAAGGCGCCGATGCATTCTCGGCAGCGGTCAACACATCGATTTTTTCCTCAAGATAAGGCTGAATCGCATCGCGATTAACCTTGTCGAATACCGGCGCCATGATGAAAAACGTCAAAAATAACGATAAACCCAACAAAATTTGATTACTCGGCGCTTGCGCGGTCCCCAAAGCCTGACGCAACAGTCCCAAAACAATCATGATCCGAGTAAACGAAGTCATCGTCAGCAACAAGGACGGTAAAACCGTCAACATTGTCATTAACGCGAGGATCTGAATCGTCACCGAATAAGTTTCGCCGCCTTGCGCGTTGGTCGTAACCGTAAACGCCTCGATTCCAGTCGCATGAAGCGGCATCGGCAGCAAAACGGCGACCACGAAGCCCCACCCCGTTAGGTTCCGCAAAGATTTAGGATTTCGAGATAAATAACGTCCTGGAACTATGCGCTTTGTTGAGGATTCGGTAACTCGCTTGGCAGGACACCGTGAATACGTCCGTGTAGGCTTGACGGCGGCTTTCCCTGCCGCCGACACTTGCCAATCGAGCAACCGAACCCTCCGTAAAATAGGAAAGTTATTTACGACCAAATCCTTAACCATTACCGCGCCTCTTCATCGCTTGCATCAACTTTTGTGAAAACACGCTGGCGCCGCCTTGTCCGCCTCGCTCACTCACTAAGCGGTCTTCGCCGTCCAAAACTAACAAAGTCTCTATCCTTCCCGGCGTGACACCCAATACCATCTGTTTATTGCCGACTTCCAGCAAAACGACTTTTTCGCGCATGCCGAGGGACAAGCCGCCCAGCACTCGCATTTTTGCTTCACCATTAATCTGCAACCCGCTTAATTTACGTAACGACCAAACGAAAAGCCCAAAGATTCCCAATACGAAAAGAAGCGCTAAGCCCCATTGCAACACGTCTTGAAGTCCCACGTTTTTGACCGCAACTCCGGATACTTCGGATACGGCCGCGGCAAAAACCGACGGAAAATATGCGTAAAACAAAACGCTTAAGATAAACCTAACCATCAACGAAGCTTTTTAACCCGTTCGGTTGGGCTGACTACATCAGTCAAACGAATCCCAAACTTATCGTTTACCACGACCACTTCGCCATGAGCAATCAGGGTACCATTGACCAGAACATCCATCGGCTCGCCCGCAAGCCGATCTAACTCGACCACCGAACCTTCGTTCAATTGCAATAAATTCCTGATGCTCACCTGAGTCCGGCCGATCTCCATCGACATGGTCACCGGAATATCGAGAATGATATCCATTTGAATTTCGTTGCCGGACTCCCCCAACTCATTCGCTTCATGGGGTTGATTCTCGAATTGATCGAACGATGCCGTCTCGACATGATTGCTATTTTTGGCGCCCTTTGTTTCGGCTTCGGACTCGGCCTGCTCGTTCATCGCCGCCGCCCAATCGTCTCCTAAATCCGAATCGTCTTGTTCACTCATTATCGCTATCTCTGTTTAAAACCATTTCCTAAATCCCATCTTCGCTCTTACCCAAGCCTTGGCAGGACGGGGTTTATAACCCCGTCCTAAACGTTTCGACCATGGACAAAGTAAACCTAAACGTTCGTAAGGGGTTAAATAACCCGTCACTCGCCGGTCTAAACAGCGTAGCCCGGATGGAGCGTAGCGCAATCCGGGAAGTTCGAAGCCACGCCATTCCCGTATTCCGCTACGCTGCATACGGGCTACATGCTGAATCCCTTGGCAGGACGGGGTTTATAACCCCGTCCTAAACGTTTCGATCATGGCCAAACCAATCGAAACGTTCGTAACGGGTTGAACACTTTCACCATCAAACATAATCAGGGTTTACCTTTTTGACAATCTTGATCGCGTAATTACCGTCCGATAAACCAATCTTGCCTTCAAATACCGGAACAGTCTGCGCTCTTAACCTTACGGTATCCGGCATATCGACCGGTATCACATCGCCTTTTTTCAAATGCATGACTTCCTTAACCGTCATTTTTTTCTCAATCAGCAAGCTATCGAGTGTCACGCCCACATTCATGACACTTTTTCTCAGTAACTCCTGCCAACGCCCGTCCGTCTCCCCCCGATCACTGATCACTTGATCGAGCAATTCCCGAATCGGCTCGATCATCGTATAAGGCATGACGATATTGATATCGCCGCCGCCGCCATCAAGCTCGACATGCATCGTCGAGATCACAACAATCTCCGATGGACTGACGACATTCGCGAACTGCGGATTAACCTCGGAAGTCAAATATTCAAACTGCAACGCCAGAACCGGTCTCCAGGCTTCCTGCATATCCTTGAATATCATGTCGATAAACAAACGGATCACCCGCATTTCGGTCGGCGTAAATTCACGGCCTTCGACCTTGTTATAAAACTGCCCGGTACCGCCGAAAAAATTATCCACCGCAGTAAAAACCAATCGCGGCTCCATAACGATAAGGGCTCGGCCTTTCAACGGCATAAATTTAACAATATTCAGATTAGTCGGCACGAACAGACTCTGAACATATTCGGAAAATTTTTGGACTTGTATGCCCGAGATCGAAATTTCCGCCGAACGTCTCAAAAAATTGAACAAGGTAATTCGAAAATAGCGTGCGAAACGTTCATTGATCATCTCAAGCGTCGGCATTCGACCGCGAACGATACGCTCCTGACTGGTAAAATCGTACGTACGCGCACCGGAGTATTCTTCTACATCATCGGTTTCGGTTTCGATTTCGCCATCGTCGACACCATGCAACAAAGCATCGATTTCTTCTTGAGAAAGCAGGTCTGCGGTAGACATAATTATTGCATCACAAATGAAGTAAAAAACACCTCCTTGAGAGGCTGTTTACCGGTCATTTTTTCCAAGACCGAACTCACCTCGGCATGCACTGCCTGCCTAAGCGTCTCCTTACCTTCCCGAGAATTGAGTTCATCGGAACTTTGCGCGCTAATCAACATTAAGAGATTATTTCGAATCATAGGATCGTGTTTTTTTAAGTCTTCTATGGCTTCTTGACTATCAACCAGCAAGGATATAGAGACCTGCATTAACCGCATTCTCGAACCCGCAGGAAAATTTACAATCAGCGGTTTACTAAAATCGTAATAAAAAACCTCGAGCTTGGTTTCAGGTTTTTGTTCGGTCTCTGCAACGTCGGCCACACTCTCGGGATCATCACCGGCAAGAAAAAAATAAGCGCCGCCCGCGCCCGCCAATACCAGCAACACAGCCAGTATGATGATGATAATGAGCTTCTTAGACGACTTCTTTTCGCCTTCCGATTTTTGATTTTTTTCCGCCATATATATTTAACCTTTTATCTCAATTCATCATTCAGCAATAAACAAACCATAATTAACTTATAATTATAGATCAAAATCTTAGCCCGACAACTTAAAACCTTTGCCATAAAAATGACGGTTTTCGGTTTTTTCAGGCGATCATTCCATTGCACAGTATAAAGTAGACTCGCCGCCTTCGCTCCGGGATATACATCGAATAGCAGCAATTCCCAATTTGGAAATCAAAAAGGACAGGGAGGCTTGAATCGGATGTCGGCAGCAGGGTAAGCCGGGTTAGGCGGAGCCGTAACCCGACCTATCGAGGGACAAAATGTCGGGTTACGCTAGCGCTAACCCGGCCTACGCTACTATACTCAAAGAGGAATTTCTGGAACCTTTTAGTATCACCCAGGGCGAACTAGAAAACGCTATGGACGCAGGCCAAAAAACCGTCAGGGAG
It includes:
- the fliQ gene encoding flagellar biosynthesis protein FliQ; this encodes MTPETIYTVSQEAMWVAVKLTAPVLLPSLIVGLIIAMFQAATQINEMTLTFVPKLIAIGIVMMTMGPWMLQMYLDFFQQLIRDIPEMIG
- the fliP gene encoding flagellar type III secretion system pore protein FliP (The bacterial flagellar biogenesis protein FliP forms a type III secretion system (T3SS)-type pore required for flagellar assembly.) → MPLHATGIEAFTVTTNAQGGETYSVTIQILALMTMLTVLPSLLLTMTSFTRIMIVLGLLRQALGTAQAPSNQILLGLSLFLTFFIMAPVFDKVNRDAIQPYLEEKIDVLTAAENASAPFRQFMIRQTRESDLEMFLRISGHEEVESVDDVPFSVLLPAYVTSELKTAFQIGFLIFLPFLVIDLVVASVLMSMGMMMLSPMIISLPFKIMLFVMADGWSLIMEMLAASFYVA
- the fliO gene encoding flagellar biosynthetic protein FliO, which encodes MVRFILSVLFYAYFPSVFAAAVSEVSGVAVKNVGLQDVLQWGLALLFVLGIFGLFVWSLRKLSGLQINGEAKMRVLGGLSLGMREKVVLLEVGNKQMVLGVTPGRIETLLVLDGEDRLVSERGGQGGASVFSQKLMQAMKRRGNG
- the fliN gene encoding flagellar motor switch protein FliN — its product is MSEQDDSDLGDDWAAAMNEQAESEAETKGAKNSNHVETASFDQFENQPHEANELGESGNEIQMDIILDIPVTMSMEIGRTQVSIRNLLQLNEGSVVELDRLAGEPMDVLVNGTLIAHGEVVVVNDKFGIRLTDVVSPTERVKKLR
- the fliM gene encoding flagellar motor switch protein FliM, with product MSTADLLSQEEIDALLHGVDDGEIETETDDVEEYSGARTYDFTSQERIVRGRMPTLEMINERFARYFRITLFNFLRRSAEISISGIQVQKFSEYVQSLFVPTNLNIVKFMPLKGRALIVMEPRLVFTAVDNFFGGTGQFYNKVEGREFTPTEMRVIRLFIDMIFKDMQEAWRPVLALQFEYLTSEVNPQFANVVSPSEIVVISTMHVELDGGGGDINIVMPYTMIEPIRELLDQVISDRGETDGRWQELLRKSVMNVGVTLDSLLIEKKMTVKEVMHLKKGDVIPVDMPDTVRLRAQTVPVFEGKIGLSDGNYAIKIVKKVNPDYV
- a CDS encoding flagellar basal body-associated FliL family protein, coding for MAEKNQKSEGEKKSSKKLIIIIILAVLLVLAGAGGAYFFLAGDDPESVADVAETEQKPETKLEVFYYDFSKPLIVNFPAGSRMRLMQVSISLLVDSQEAIEDLKKHDPMIRNNLLMLISAQSSDELNSREGKETLRQAVHAEVSSVLEKMTGKQPLKEVFFTSFVMQ